Within Quercus lobata isolate SW786 chromosome 5, ValleyOak3.0 Primary Assembly, whole genome shotgun sequence, the genomic segment agttttctcctataattttctagtggattccaGAATTCACCTTATGGATTCAAGGATTATCGTCTTAAAACAAACCTGTTTGATTTCTTGTGGCTTTTTGTCTACATCACTTGTGGAATTGACATCATAAACAGTTCCATTGAGATAAGTTTATGTCATCTAGTATTAACCATATCTCTTAATTGTTTTTCAAGTATGAAATTTTCTCCACCTCCTCCTTATATGACGTTTGTATACCAATTTTTACATCATATATGATCTGGTGCTGAAGCGAATAGCATTTAGTAACAATGCAAAACTTCTGAGTCCAAGGACAATTGTATAAGTTAAGAGGAAACAAATGGATGTATATGCATTTCAAAGTGCAACATctaaatgtaaaaataattaacaGGTGTCATTTCATCCCAACCACAAATCATCCGTTGATTCTTCAAAATTATTCAGTTCAGACCTCCACTTAGTTTCACCCAAGCTTCATCCTAGTCTAGGTAGATCACGTAGGTTTGGGTCTATAAGCAATAAAAATTTCCCTATGAAGACTTGCTTTCACTATGGCTATGGTGGATTCCCTTAACCAAGCCACTACCCATAAGTCACTAGCTCTTTCTTCAACAGGCACACAGTTAGAGCCCCGAGCTCCTCCTGCTACTTGGGAGCTTACGGTTCATGTTATTTCACTCCCTGATACTTCACTATCGGTCAAGGGTGTTTACCTTACAAGGTGATCCTTCCTGATTCAAATTCCATGTTCTCCATGATGCTCATGTCAAAGCTTAAGCTAGTGATGCTTTCGGCTATTGGACTCTCACCATCTAGGGTGCAACATTCCACTACTGCTTCATTGCTCTCCCAGAAAATGAGGTTAAGTTATCTTAAGCACTTTCATGCTTCTCTGCAATATAGGCAGTAGATTATTTTACAATGTTACCATTCTTAGTTTTTCAACTTATATTTTAACCTAGTCAATATCGAAATAGTCTATGAGATAAGCCTTATCATGAGGTACCTCCTGGAATTCACCCTAAGTTGTttgcagctttttttttttttctataaaagtaaGTCTACATTATATATCCATGATAAGAAGCTTAGTATGTGGCAAAGAAATTAAAGGACAGTTTCAGTGCACACCTTAAGGACGGCCAGATCATATGCTGGATCAACACCAACAATCTTTCCTTCCCTGTAAAAGCCATTGCCTCTTGTGTCCGCTAGATAAATCTGTAAATACAGAACCGAAGCATTGTTACTCAAACAAAGGGCTAGTACATTGACTGAATGATGATTGTCAAAACaagtgaaacaaaaaataataactaaaagaAAAGAGCCAAAACCTTACAACGATGTATCCCGCTCCCATCTGTTGCCAATTTAGCTACAACATGGTAATTAGTGACCTGTCACACACAAAAATAAGACTTTTCTCATTAGTATTGGAGAAATCACCCATAagtattaagaacatatatataattagattgGTAAGTACGCATATCACTAACTCATACATAAAATTCAAGCTTAAAATGAACCCATCTTTCAGTTTTCTAGAGAAAAGTATAAATGCAGGTAAATATGTAAGTATCAGCTGCAAGCCTGCAACATTGGGTGTAAGGATGTTAGCAATATGGTATATTTTGTTATATGatattcatttttcaaattttttaggaAAAGATGTTAAACCATCAACAAAACCCAGGTCTTGCATGGTGTTTTCTTCTGCAAAGATAATCTGATGACAATAATTGTTTAGGGAACTCGCTACTGAACTTTGCAGATAAGGAAAACAAAGAAGCAATAGCATATAACGCTAAAGATGGATTCAAATACAAGAACAGAAGAGGGGAAAGCTTACAATGTGACCAAACTTATCCCAGATGAAGCCTGAACCTGTCCCTTCAACTTTTGCATTTTCATCCTCAATAAGATTGACATCATCAGAAGTGGTCCTGGGGCTTCTAACTATTTCAAGGTCTTTAATAAAAACAACAGATGGTGAAGCTTCCTacaataattcaaaaataactcCGCCAGTTAAGCAATCAATACAAGCATGCAGGGGCAaagatgaaaattaaaaaaaaaaaaacacagaactGATTAACATTTAtgccttctttctttctttctttctttcattttttgataTGTTCTGGCCCAAAGGGGAGGAGGAAAGGGGAGATTCAAACTAGTGACCTTCACTTCATAAGGCATGGTATCAAACCAATTGTGCTGCAATTTAAGAAAATGGCTTATGGTGGAGGTGTGCACTGTCTCTGTCTCTTCAATGTGCTGCTTAAGGTTAATTTATTGAAGAAGTATGTCCCTTATCAGCAGTTAGGACTTCCACTCTAAATATTTGTACatattcaaaagaaatttttttggtaaataataaACCTTAAATTTTGATCTTGGTTTTAAAGTAAACCCTAAAGttgcaatttttaaaatatacctctattgtttaaataaattGCAAATGGTTTTCTCATAGTCATAGACGACTTAAAACCTattttattccaaaaataaaaactcatataGAGCACTAAAAAACCCTTGATAGGAATTTTACAAAGTGGTATTATAACGCCAAAAAGgcctaaattgatttttttttttaatttgggtacCCAAATGcgaaaagaaaattacaaattgttCCAATCACTCAAAACAGAAGCAAAAATGGGTGAAATAAATGACAACATTCACAACAACTAGTAGTATCAGTTTGAGAGcaaattattgttattaaaatGTCCCCCAAAAACAAATGCagaaacagaagaaaaagaGTGAGTAAGAGGAAGAGTAATAAGACCTGGAAGAGTTGCACTACTCTGTCTTCTTCTTGCTCAAGTGGGTCTTCTTGTTGCTGTTGGGCAAGTGCAAGGTGAGTTAAAGAAGAAGCAACTGCAACAAATAGGCTTGGACCAAGTGCTATTGCCCTCCGCCTCGTAAGGAGGTTCTTCTGTGACTTTGGCGTATTAGAGGAAGAGGAAGTAATGTTGTGTTTGTGGATTGGAGGGAAGTGATTGTGAATgtgaaggagagaaaaagaatcCAACTCCATTACTGCCATCTTACTGTTTACTACTTTCTTGCACGGGTGTCCAGTCCAACTgataactgtttttttttttgtcggcTGCCTACGTGGCCTAAAACCAAAAccttttgccatttttttttgctgaatattacttaaaaaaaaaaaaaaaaaaaaaccttgccaACAAAATTCCTTAGGGCCCATTTGTTAGGGCTGTCTAGACCCGACTGGAGCCCGACAACCTGACCAAACCGTCCGATTCTAGCTCAAATTGAAGGTCCTGTTAATCGGCGACGGGTTTCCATTTTCAAAAACTGACACTGACGGGTCAAGTGGTGGGTTTGCATCTCCAAAACCCGAGCAACCCAAACCCGATTGGAACTACAAAAAAATCTGGCCAAATCCTGGAAAAACAAGCCAGATTCGGTGAGATCTCGACCAGATCCGGCTACATCTAATGGGATTTAGCTAGATTTAGCCAAATTCTAGCAatttctagtaaaaaaaaatccagtttcCGGCGAGATTTTCCAGTTTTCAGCGAAAATTCCAGATTTCggtgactcttttttttttttttttttggatgcccTTTTTTAATTCCGGCAACCGACTTGACCCGACCGACACTGGCCATCACCCAAAACCGAATCGATTGATTTTTCCGGCGGTCGGTTTCGGGTTCCTCCGCCCCTCCACCCAACGCCGGCGGGTCGAGTCTGGGTTGGGTCCAAAACCGACCCGGCCCGACTCATGGACAGCCCTAGTTATcgttgtttaaataacatttttcagtatttaaacaacattacacatatttttacacattttttcactcacacttattttcaaaaaatacaaacaacgttactagaaatcTCTGGTTAAATGGGTCTAAGTTTTATATATGGGTTTGCCCGCcttaacacatttttttaaaagaattttttttttaatttatacaatttttattgaaaatattcagAGTTATCAACTCTCTCCTGCTTGAGCACTATTGGATGTTGGTCATAAATAACTCAGTATGCATTTGTTGTGCAGAATGTATTTTTGTTATAGTACTTGTGCAAATATACACAAGAATTgtagttttgcattttaattttttattcttttttgtattttccaaGGATAAAGAAAAAGTGTGGATGATGGTTGTAGTGCAAGAATGAAAAacgattaaaaaaattaaggaaaaaatgatatctaatttaatgaaatagagTTTAGAATTATAATTTGATGCAAGTgttttgaaaaagagaaaacgttCTGTCCGGAGCTGGCAGAaaagagaggttttacgccaccAATGAGGAGCTGCCACGTCAGATATTCAATGAGGCCTCAGTACACTCTATCTCATAGGATTGTAGctcaaataaaaccaaaatcacCAAACAGAACATGTTCAAAACCCTTACCTGGAGAAAACGGCACTAGCACCAACACCTCCTCTCTTTTGACCAATGGAGCTCCTCCCCGCTGCTGGAGCCGCTGCGACATCGTTCTGAGTCGGCACCCACGCACCCAAATGCTTCAGTTTGTTCCGATTAACCctttattgtttgattagttATCTCCCCAATAtttaggtttcaaaattttgatgggtttggttttttggaTGTTAATCACTTGCTTTGGTATGGGTATTGCTGTATTTTGGTACATTGGTGCGTTTTGATTGGATTCCAAAGTGGTTAAGTTCAACCCTAAACAAATTTGATTTGTCTATTATAAGAATCTTGTTTTCATGTTCCAGCtaattttgtttgggtttcAAATCGTGATTtttttaggaagaaaatttttggggtttttctttgtattttatcCCCAGTCTTGGCTACTATGTTTGTTCTTTTGATaggatttatttagttagtattTCAAGTTCTTACatgaataaattatatattatgtttGCATTAAGATCTTTGGTGATATTAACCATCAGAGTGACATACTTATTTTCTACATGTCCCTTAAAGCTTTTGGATTGTCAAGCTTCTATAGCTTCAGAAGAAAATGTCATTGTTATTCttctttttggggtttttctttgtattttatcCCCGGTCTTGCACTGCTGTGTTTGTTCTTTTGCGTGCTGT encodes:
- the LOC115993159 gene encoding protease Do-like 5, chloroplastic isoform X4, with protein sequence MAVMELDSFSLLHIHNHFPPIHKHNITSSSSNTPKSQKNLLTRRRAIALGPSLFVAVASSLTHLALAQQQQEDPLEQEEDRVVQLFQEASPSVVFIKDLEIVRSPRTTSDDVNLIEDENAKVEGTGSGFIWDKFGHIVTNYHVVAKLATDGSGIHRCKIYLADTRGNGFYREGKIVGVDPAYDLAVLKVVSGLAREIPSPNGRAIRGAIQTDADINAGKFHFAFKYLKFLDNHHSFSYFSKDCIYSIHPIISKFFIVEDLLSFVYCKYATITLCRCRVI
- the LOC115993159 gene encoding protease Do-like 5, chloroplastic isoform X3, yielding MAVMELDSFSLLHIHNHFPPIHKHNITSSSSNTPKSQKNLLTRRRAIALGPSLFVAVASSLTHLALAQQQQEDPLEQEEDRVVQLFQEASPSVVFIKDLEIVRSPRTTSDDVNLIEDENAKVEGTGSGFIWDKFGHIVTNYHVVAKLATDGSGIHRCKIYLADTRGNGFYREGKIVGVDPAYDLAVLKNLHVGQSCFAIGNPYGYENTLTTGVVSGLAREIPSPNGRAIRGAIQTDADINAGKFHFAFKYLKFLDNHHSFSYFSKDCIYSIHPIISKFFIVEDLLSFVYCKYATITLCRCRVI
- the LOC115993159 gene encoding protease Do-like 5, chloroplastic isoform X1; translation: MAVMELDSFSLLHIHNHFPPIHKHNITSSSSNTPKSQKNLLTRRRAIALGPSLFVAVASSLTHLALAQQQQEDPLEQEEDRVVQLFQEASPSVVFIKDLEIVRSPRTTSDDVNLIEDENAKVEGTGSGFIWDKFGHIVTNYHVVAKLATDGSGIHRCKIYLADTRGNGFYREGKIVGVDPAYDLAVLKVSVEGIELKPVAVGTSQNLHVGQSCFAIGNPYGYENTLTTGVVSGLAREIPSPNGRAIRGAIQTDADINAGKFHFAFKYLKFLDNHHSFSYFSKDCIYSIHPIISKFFIVEDLLSFVYCKYATITLCRCRVI
- the LOC115993159 gene encoding protease Do-like 5, chloroplastic isoform X2 is translated as MAVMELDSFSLLHIHNHFPPIHKHNITSSSSNTPKSQKNLLTRRRAIALGPSLFVAVASSLTHLALAQQQQEDPLEQEEDRVVQLFQEASPSVVFIKDLEIVRSPRTTSDDVNLIEDENAKVEGTGSGFIWDKFGHIVTNYHVVAKLATDGSGIHRCKIYLADTRGNGFYREGKIVGVDPAYDLAVLKVSVEGIELKPVAVGTSQNLHVGQSCFAIGNPYGYENTLTTGVVSGLAREIPSPNGRAIRGAIQTDADINAGNSGGPLIDSYGHVIGVNTATFTCKGTGVSSGVNFAIPIDTVVQTVPYLIVYGTSYKDRF